In Bacillus thuringiensis, the DNA window AGTTTCGGGTGTACCGCTAAGTGAACACCGCGTTGTTGTGTTTGGTGCTGGGACGGCTGGAATCGGTATCGCGGATCAAGTTAGAGATGCAATGGTCCGCGTAGGCGTATCAGAAGAAGAATCATATAAGCGTTTCTGGTGTATTGATCGTAACGGGTTAGTTACAGATAATATGGAAGATCTTCTTGATTTCCAAATTCCATATGCAAGAAGAGAATCGGAAGTAAGTGAGTGGAAACAAAATGATGTGATCGGACTTGCTGAAGTTGTGAAGCATGTAAAACCGACAATTTTAATCGGTACATCAACTGTTGCAGGAGCATTCAAAGAAGAGATTATTAAAGAAATGGCTTCTCATGTAGAAAGACCAATTATTTTACCAATGTCGAATCCGACGCCACTTGCTGAAGCAAAACCGGCTGATTTAATTGAGTGGACAGAAGGAAGAGCGTTAGTTGCAACAGGAAGTCCATTTGAACCGGTTACGTATAACGGTGTAACGTATGTGATTGGACAATCGAATAATGCACTTATTTTCCCGGGACTTGGTCTTGGAACAATTGTCGTACGTGCAAGCGTCATGACGGATGGAATGTTTGCAGCAGCTGCTGAAGCAGTTGCAAGCATGGTAGATACAAGTCAGCCAGGAGCACCTATTTTGCCAGAAGTTGAAGAGTTACGTAATATCTCGGAAATGGTTGCAATTGAAGTAGCGAAAGTTGCTGTTGCAGAAGGTGTTGCTAGAGAGAACTTAAGTGATAACGATATCAAGATTGCAGTGAAGGAAGCAATCTGGGAGCCAGAGTATCGCCAAATAAAAGCGGTAGATAAGGTTAGAATATAGAAATAAAGCCCGTTTATTATAATAAACGGGCTTTCACTTTTACTACTGACAAAAAGTATAGGAAGTGGCACCTTTGAATTGGAATCAGTTATGGAAGAAAGATATATCCCTTTTAATTATATTAATGGTTGTTGTTCCGATTGCTGGAGAGCTTAATTTTCATCCTTTTAACGATACGTTTCGCGTTAGCTTTGGGACACCGCTTTTCTTCTTTTTATTATTATTTTTAAGAAGAATACCAGCAGCTGCTGCAGGTGTTCTTGTCGGAATATGTGTCGTTTTATTCCGCGTATGTCTGGACTGGATTATGCAAGGTTCATTTCATATGACAGAATCATTTTATTTGCGCTATCCTGTGTTCTTTTATTATTTTATTTATGGAAGTCTTTTTTCGCTTTGTAGGGTGAATAAGTTTCATCAGAATCCAATTGTTATTGGTTGCCTTGGGATTACAATTGAAATGATCGCAAGTATGTCAGAACTAGCGATATATCATATGGTAGTGCTCGGTACAACAATAACAATTTCTGAAGTGAATAAGTTAATTATTATTGCTATTTTTCGTAGTTTCTTTGCACTCGGTTTTTTAAATATGATGAATTTATATGAAACGAAATTAAAAGAATCACAAGTTCGAAAAGAAAATGAAAAAATGTTAATGCACTTGTCCAATTTATATGTAGAATCTGTTCATTTGAAAAAAACGTTACAAAATGCAGAATTGATTACACAAGAAGCATATCAACTATATCGAAACTTACAAGCGAACGATGATTCCAGTAGTAAAACAGCATTGAAAATAGCAGGAGAAGTGCACGAAATAAAAAAGGATAATCAAAGAATTTTTGCAGGATTATCTAAACTGTTATTAGATAAAAATGTGGCTGAGTATGTAGAAGGACATGAGCTTACAGAAATGATTGTAAGAATAAATGAAAAGTATGCTGAAATGCTAGAGAAAGATATACGTTTTTCTAAACATATAGAAGGTGAACACGCTGCATATCCCGTGTATACAGTCTTATCAATTTTTAATAACTTAGTTGCCAATGCAGTGGAAGCAATTGAAAATAGAGGTCTCATAAATATTAAGTTATATAAACGGGATCAACATGTAATCTTTGAAGTAATTGACGATGGCCCTGGTATTGCACAAAAGTATAAGGAATTAGTATTTAAGCCTGGGTTTACTTCAAAGTATGATCAAACGGGAACACCGTCCACAGGTATTGGACTTTCTTACATACACGAAATGGTAACAGAGCTCGGCGGAGAAGTAAGATTAGAAGACAATGAAACTGGAAAAGGGTGTAAGTTTATCGTTTGTTTACCGGAGTATAGTTTAAAGCGGGAAGGGGAATAGGTTTGTTTTATTATATTGTAGATGATGATGAAGTTTTCCGTTCAATGCTTTCGCACATTATTGAGGATGGCGATCTTGGGGAAGTAATTGGAGAATCGGAAGATGGAGCGTTTATTGAAGCAGAACAGTTAAATTATAAAAAAGTAGATATTTTATTTATTGATTTACTCATGCCAATGAGAGACGGCATTGAAACAGTTCGCCATATAGCGCCTTCATTCAATGGGAAAATTATTATGATTTCCCAAGTTGAATCGAAACAGCTCATTGGTGAGGCGTATACACTTGGTGTGGAGTATTATATTACGAAACCACTAAACAAAATTGAAGTTGAATCTGTCGTACGAAAAGTAATGGAACGGATTCGCTTGGAGCGTTCCATACATGATATTCAAAAATCATTGAATAACGTGTTTCAGTGGGAGCAACCGCAAATGCGCAATGAACCGGTGCAAGAAGCAAAAAAGATAGCAGATTCCGGACGCTTCTTACTATCAGAGCTAGGTATTGCGGGAGAGAACGGAAGTAAAGATTTACTTAGTATGCTGGAATATTTATATGGACAAGAAAAGGCGCAAACATTTGAATTTGGATTTCCGGCATTAAAAGATATTTTTCACCAAATAACATTAAAAAAATTAAATCATATAGCTTCGGATGCAGATATAGATAAGGAAAGAAAAGCATCTGAACAACGTGTAAGAAGAGCGATTTATCAATCATTGAATCATTTAGCCTCCCTCGGACTAACAGACTTTTCAAATCCGAAATTTGAAAGCTATGCTCCAAAATTTTTTGATTTCACTGTAGTTAGAAAACGGATGACAGAAATGACGAAGGATGAAGTAGCAACTTCTGGCCACATACGAATTAATACGAAAAAATTTATTCAAGTGT includes these proteins:
- a CDS encoding sensor histidine kinase, which gives rise to MAPLNWNQLWKKDISLLIILMVVVPIAGELNFHPFNDTFRVSFGTPLFFFLLLFLRRIPAAAAGVLVGICVVLFRVCLDWIMQGSFHMTESFYLRYPVFFYYFIYGSLFSLCRVNKFHQNPIVIGCLGITIEMIASMSELAIYHMVVLGTTITISEVNKLIIIAIFRSFFALGFLNMMNLYETKLKESQVRKENEKMLMHLSNLYVESVHLKKTLQNAELITQEAYQLYRNLQANDDSSSKTALKIAGEVHEIKKDNQRIFAGLSKLLLDKNVAEYVEGHELTEMIVRINEKYAEMLEKDIRFSKHIEGEHAAYPVYTVLSIFNNLVANAVEAIENRGLINIKLYKRDQHVIFEVIDDGPGIAQKYKELVFKPGFTSKYDQTGTPSTGIGLSYIHEMVTELGGEVRLEDNETGKGCKFIVCLPEYSLKREGE
- a CDS encoding response regulator encodes the protein MFYYIVDDDEVFRSMLSHIIEDGDLGEVIGESEDGAFIEAEQLNYKKVDILFIDLLMPMRDGIETVRHIAPSFNGKIIMISQVESKQLIGEAYTLGVEYYITKPLNKIEVESVVRKVMERIRLERSIHDIQKSLNNVFQWEQPQMRNEPVQEAKKIADSGRFLLSELGIAGENGSKDLLSMLEYLYGQEKAQTFEFGFPALKDIFHQITLKKLNHIASDADIDKERKASEQRVRRAIYQSLNHLASLGLTDFSNPKFESYAPKFFDFTVVRKRMTEMTKDEVATSGHIRINTKKFIQVLYFEAKRLMEIE